The Chanodichthys erythropterus isolate Z2021 chromosome 12, ASM2448905v1, whole genome shotgun sequence genome contains a region encoding:
- the LOC137031609 gene encoding interferon-induced GTP-binding protein MxA-like isoform X2, translating into MEKMSYTFSQHYEEKIRPCIDTIDNLRSLGVEKDLALPAIAVIGDQSSGKSSVLEALSGVALPRGSGIVTRCPLELKMIRTKGEGKWHAKISYQDYEEDIDDPAEVEKKIREAQDEMAGAGVGISDELISLQITSANVPDLTLIDLPGIARVAVKGQPENIGDQIKRLIRKFVTKQETINLVVVPCNVDIATTEALQMAQEEDPEGERTLGILTKPDLVDKGTEGTVVDIVHNEVIHLTKGYMIVRCRGQKEIIDQVTLNEATETENTFFKDHPQFSKLYEEGFATIPKLAEKLTIELVHHIQKSLPRLEEQIETKLAETQKELEAYGNGPPSDPAERLSFLIDKVTAFTHDMFSLTTGEELKCSSDLLVFPELREEFLKWNGCLERSGYSFNKKIEREVDNYEAKYRGRELPGFINYKTFEGLVREQIKLLEEPALKTLKTVSDVVRKKFIQLAQCSFIGFPNLLKMAKTKIEAIKQDKESLAESMLRTQFKMELIVYSQDGTYSQSLQHAKDKMEEIENDKPQFVRLPQSQAKKFNFGSVDVNTGTHATLREMRLHLESYYTIASKRLADQIPMVIRYLLLQEAALELQRNMLQLLQDKDGVDDLLKEDFDIGQKRESLLSRQKRLMKARSLLVTF; encoded by the exons ATGGAGAAAATGAGTTACACGTTCAGTCAGCACTATGAGGAAAAAATCCGCCCTTGCATCGACACTATCGACAATTTACGGTCTTTGGGAGTCGAAAAGGACCTGGCGTTGCCTGCCATCGCCGTCATTGGAGACCAAAGCTCAGGAAAGAGTTCTGTTCTGGAGGCGCTGTCAGGAGTAGCGTTACCCAGGGGTAGTG GAATTGTTACACGATGCCCTCTTGAGCTCAAGATGATAAGAACAAAGGGCGAAGGAAAATGGCATGCAAAAATCAGTTACCAAGACTATGAGGAAGACATTGATGACCCAGCAGAAGTGGAAAAAAAGATTCGTGAAG CCCAGGATGAGATGGCTGGAGCAGGTGTTGGTATTAGTGATGAACTCATCAGTCTGCAGATCACCTCTGCCAATGTTCCTGACCTCACTCTCATCGACCTCCCCGGGATCGCTCGAGTGGCAGTCAAGGGTCAACCTGAGAATATTGGAGATCAG ATTAAGAGACTGATCAGGAAGTTTGTTACAAAGCAAGAAACCATTAACCTGGTTGTGGTGCCATGCAACGTTGACATCGCGACTACAGAAGCATTGCAGATGGCTCAGGAGGAGGACCCTGAGGGCGAAAGGACTTTAG GCATCTTAACAAAGCCGGACCTGGTGGACAAGGGCACTGAAGGGACAGTGGTAGACATTGTGCACAATGAGGTTATTCACCTTACTAAAGGCTACATGATTGTAAGGTGCAGGGGACAAAAAGAGATTATAGATCAGGTCACTCTTAATGAGGCCACAGAAACAGAGAACACCTTCTTCAAAGACCATCCTCAATTCAG CAAACTCTATGAAGAAGGGTTCGCTACTATTCCCAAGTTGGCTGAGAAGCTAACAATTGAATTGGTCCATCACATTCAG AAATCCCTGCCTCGTTTAGAAGAGCAAATTGAGACAAAACTCGCAGAAACACAGAAGGAACTGGAGGCGTATGGAAACGGCCCCCCATCAGACCCTGCAGAAAGACTGAGCTTTCTCATCGAT AAAGTTACAGCTTTCACTCATGATATGTTCAGCCTGACCACTGGGGAGGAATTAAAGTGTTCTTCAGATCTACTGGTTTTTCCAGAACTTCGGGaagaatttttaaaatggaatGGCTGTTTGGAGCGTTCAGGATATTCCT TCAACAAGAAGATTGAGAGAGAAGTTGATAACTATGAAGCAAAGTATCGGGGAAGAGAGCTTCCAGGATTCATCAATTACAAGACTTTTGAGGGGCTTGTCAGGGAACAGATCAAGCTGTTGGAGGAACCTGCATTaaagacactgaagactgtCTCTG ATGTGGTTAGGAAGAAGTTCATCCAACTGGCCCAGTGCAGTTTCATTGGATTCCCTAATCTTCTAAAAATGGCAAAG ACTAAGATTGAAGCCATCAAGCAGGATAAAGAGTCCCTGGCAGAATCCATGCTGAGGACCCAATTCAAGATGGAGCTCATTGTTTACAGTCAAGACGGCACATACAGCCAAAGCTTGCAACATGCAAAGGATAAAATGGAAGAGATAGAAAATGACAAGCCCCAATTTGTCCGATTGCCCCAATCGCAAgctaaaaagtttaattttggGAGTGTAGACGTTAACACAGGCACTCATGCCACCTTGCGTGAGATGAGGTTGCACCTTGAGTCCTACTACACG ATTGCAAGTAAGCGTCTAGCTGACCAGATCCCAATGGTGATCCGCTATCTGCTGCTCCAGGAAGCAGCTTTGGAGCTGCAAAGGAACATGTTGCAGTTGCTGCAAGACAAAGATGGTGTAGACGATCTGCTTAAAGAAGACTTTGACATTGGCCAAAAGCGGGAGAGCTTACTGAGCCGTCAGAAACGTCTGATGAAAGCACGCAGCCTCTTGGTTACCTTTTAG
- the LOC137033171 gene encoding interferon-induced GTP-binding protein MxB-like has protein sequence MEKKSFTFSQHYEEKIRPCIDTIDNLRSLGVEKDLALPAIAVIGDQSSGKSSILEALSGVALPRGSGIVTRCPLELKMIRTKGVEKWHGKISYQNHEEDIKNPGEVEKKILKAQDEMAGAGVGISDELISLQITSANVPDLTLIDLPGIARVAVNGQPENIGDQIKRLIRKFVTKQETINLVVVPCNVDIATTEALQMAQEEDPEGERTLGILTKPDLVDKGTEGTVVDIVHNEVIHLTKGYMIVRCRGQEEIINKVNLSMATAKENVFFTDHPHFSKLYEEGFATIPKLAEKLTNELVHHIQKSLPNLKKQIEVKLTETKMELEKYGKRLPSDPAERLSFLSDKLTAFTKDTLKLTKGEAVTCESDLHIFPELREEFAKWNVFLDDSGKSYINMINDFEAYRGRELPGFISYNTFEELVGEQIKLLEEPALKTLKIISDVVREKFIQLAQSSFRGYPNLLKIAKTMIKAIKQDKESMAESILRTQFKMELIVYSQDCTYSQSLQHAKNKLKENEKTTERVNWMSAGINTNNDATLNEIKLHLESFYLIASKRLADQIPMVIRYLLLHEAALELERKMLQLLQDKDGVDYLLKEDSDIGQKRESLLSRQKRLNEACSLLDNY, from the exons ATGGAGAAAAAAAGTTTCACGTTCAGTCAGCACTATGAGGAAAAAATCCGCCCTTGCATCGACACTATTGACAATTTACGGTCTTTAGGAGTGGAAAAGGACCTGGCGTTGCCTGCCATCGCCGTCATTGGAGACCAAAGCTCAGGAAAGAGTTCTATTCTGGAGGCGCTGTCAGGAGTAGCGTTACCCAGGGGTAGTG GAATTGTTACACGATGCCCTCTTGAGCTCAAGATGATAAGAACCAAAGGCGTGGAGAAATGGCATGGGAAAATCAGTTACCAGAACCATGAGGAAGACATTAAAAACCCAGGAGAAGTGGAGAAAAAGATTCTTAAAG CCCAGGATGAGATGGCTGGAGCAGGTGTTGGTATTAGTGATGAACTCATCAGTCTGCAGATCACCTCTGCCAATGTTCCTGACCTCACTCTCATCGACCTCCCCGGGATCGCTCGAGTGGCAGTCAATGGTCAACCTGAGAATATTGGAGATCAG ATTAAGAGACTGATCAGGAAGTTTGTTACAAAGCAAGAAACCATTAACCTGGTTGTGGTGCCATGCAACGTTGACATCGCGACTACAGAAGCATTGCAGATGGCTCAGGAGGAGGACCCTGAGGGCGAAAGGACTTTAG GCATCTTAACAAAGCCGGACCTGGTGGACAAGGGCACTGAAGGGACAGTGGTAGACATTGTGCACAATGAGGTTATTCACCTTACTAAAGGCTACATGATTGTAAGGTGCAGGGGACAGGAAGAGATTATAAATAAGGTTAATCTCAGTATGGCCACAGCAAAAGAGAATGTATTCTTCACTGACCATCCTCATTTCAG CAAACTCTATGAAGAAGGTTTTGCTACTATTCCAAAGTTGGCTGAGAAGCTAACAAATGAGTTGGTTCATCACATTCAG AAATCCTTGCCTAATTTAAAAAAGCAAATTGAGGTGAAGTTGACTGAAACAAAGATGGAACTGGAAAAATATGGCAAAAGACTACCTTCAGATCCTGCAGAAAGACTGAGCTTTCTTAGTGAT AAACTTACAGCTTTCACAAAAGATACTCTCAAACTGACCAAAGGGGAAGCAGTTACATGTGAATCAGATCTACATATTTTTCCAGAACTTCGTGAAGAATTTGCAAAATGGAATGTCTTCTTGGATGACTCAGGAAAATCAT ACATAAATATGATTAACGACTTTGAAGCCTATCGGGGAAGAGAGCTTCCAGGATTCATCAGTTATAATACCTTTGAAGAACTTGTTGGTGAACAGATCAAGCTGTTGGAGGAACCTGCCTTAAAGACACTGAAGATCATTTctg aTGTGGTTAGAGAGAAGTTCATCCAACTGGCCCAGAGCAGCTTCAGAGGATACCCTAATCTTCTGAAAATAGCAAAG ACTATGATCAAAGCCATCAAGCAGGATAAAGAATCCATGGCAGAATCCATACTGAGGACCCAATTCAAGATGGAGCTCATTGTTTACAGTCAAGACTGCACATACAGTCAGAGCTTGCAACATGCAAAGAATAAGCTGAAAGAGAATGAAAAAACTACAGAAAGGGTTAACTGGATGAGTGCAGGCATTAACACAAACAATGATGCCACCTTGAACGAGATAAAGTTGCACCTTGAGTCCTTCTACTTA ATTGCAAGCAAGCGTCTAGCTGACCAGATCCCAATGGTGATCCGCTATCTGCTGCTGCATGAAGCAGCTTTGGAGCTGGAAAGGAAGATGCTGCAGTTGCTGCAAGATAAAGACGGCGTTGACTACCTGCTTAAAGAAGACTCTGACATTGGCCAAAAGCGGGAGAGCTTACTGAGCCGTCAGAAACGTCTGAATGAAGCATGCAGCCTCTTGGATAACTATTAG
- the LOC137031609 gene encoding interferon-induced GTP-binding protein MxB-like isoform X1 → MEKMSYTFSQHYEEKIRPCIDTIDNLRSLGVEKDLALPAIAVIGDQSSGKSSVLEALSGVALPRGSGIVTRCPLELKMIRTKGEGKWHAKISYQDYEEDIDDPAEVEKKIREAQDEMAGAGVGISDELISLQITSANVPDLTLIDLPGIARVAVKGQPENIGDQIKRLIRKFVTKQETINLVVVPCNVDIATTEALQMAQEEDPEGERTLGILTKPDLVDKGTEGTVVDIVHNEVIHLTKGYMIVRCRGQKEIIDQVTLNEATETENTFFKDHPQFSKLYEEGFATIPKLAEKLTIELVHHIQKSLPRLEEQIETKLAETQKELEAYGNGPPSDPAERLSFLIDKVTAFTHDMFSLTTGEELKCSSDLLVFPELREEFLKWNGCLERSGYSLLLEAELVTELCKLLAVNKKIEREVDNYEAKYRGRELPGFINYKTFEGLVREQIKLLEEPALKTLKTVSDVVRKKFIQLAQCSFIGFPNLLKMAKTKIEAIKQDKESLAESMLRTQFKMELIVYSQDGTYSQSLQHAKDKMEEIENDKPQFVRLPQSQAKKFNFGSVDVNTGTHATLREMRLHLESYYTIASKRLADQIPMVIRYLLLQEAALELQRNMLQLLQDKDGVDDLLKEDFDIGQKRESLLSRQKRLMKARSLLVTF, encoded by the exons ATGGAGAAAATGAGTTACACGTTCAGTCAGCACTATGAGGAAAAAATCCGCCCTTGCATCGACACTATCGACAATTTACGGTCTTTGGGAGTCGAAAAGGACCTGGCGTTGCCTGCCATCGCCGTCATTGGAGACCAAAGCTCAGGAAAGAGTTCTGTTCTGGAGGCGCTGTCAGGAGTAGCGTTACCCAGGGGTAGTG GAATTGTTACACGATGCCCTCTTGAGCTCAAGATGATAAGAACAAAGGGCGAAGGAAAATGGCATGCAAAAATCAGTTACCAAGACTATGAGGAAGACATTGATGACCCAGCAGAAGTGGAAAAAAAGATTCGTGAAG CCCAGGATGAGATGGCTGGAGCAGGTGTTGGTATTAGTGATGAACTCATCAGTCTGCAGATCACCTCTGCCAATGTTCCTGACCTCACTCTCATCGACCTCCCCGGGATCGCTCGAGTGGCAGTCAAGGGTCAACCTGAGAATATTGGAGATCAG ATTAAGAGACTGATCAGGAAGTTTGTTACAAAGCAAGAAACCATTAACCTGGTTGTGGTGCCATGCAACGTTGACATCGCGACTACAGAAGCATTGCAGATGGCTCAGGAGGAGGACCCTGAGGGCGAAAGGACTTTAG GCATCTTAACAAAGCCGGACCTGGTGGACAAGGGCACTGAAGGGACAGTGGTAGACATTGTGCACAATGAGGTTATTCACCTTACTAAAGGCTACATGATTGTAAGGTGCAGGGGACAAAAAGAGATTATAGATCAGGTCACTCTTAATGAGGCCACAGAAACAGAGAACACCTTCTTCAAAGACCATCCTCAATTCAG CAAACTCTATGAAGAAGGGTTCGCTACTATTCCCAAGTTGGCTGAGAAGCTAACAATTGAATTGGTCCATCACATTCAG AAATCCCTGCCTCGTTTAGAAGAGCAAATTGAGACAAAACTCGCAGAAACACAGAAGGAACTGGAGGCGTATGGAAACGGCCCCCCATCAGACCCTGCAGAAAGACTGAGCTTTCTCATCGAT AAAGTTACAGCTTTCACTCATGATATGTTCAGCCTGACCACTGGGGAGGAATTAAAGTGTTCTTCAGATCTACTGGTTTTTCCAGAACTTCGGGaagaatttttaaaatggaatGGCTGTTTGGAGCGTTCAGGATATTCCT TACTTTTAGAAGCAGAACTCGTAACTGAGCTGTGCAAACTCCTTGCAGTCAACAAGAAGATTGAGAGAGAAGTTGATAACTATGAAGCAAAGTATCGGGGAAGAGAGCTTCCAGGATTCATCAATTACAAGACTTTTGAGGGGCTTGTCAGGGAACAGATCAAGCTGTTGGAGGAACCTGCATTaaagacactgaagactgtCTCTG ATGTGGTTAGGAAGAAGTTCATCCAACTGGCCCAGTGCAGTTTCATTGGATTCCCTAATCTTCTAAAAATGGCAAAG ACTAAGATTGAAGCCATCAAGCAGGATAAAGAGTCCCTGGCAGAATCCATGCTGAGGACCCAATTCAAGATGGAGCTCATTGTTTACAGTCAAGACGGCACATACAGCCAAAGCTTGCAACATGCAAAGGATAAAATGGAAGAGATAGAAAATGACAAGCCCCAATTTGTCCGATTGCCCCAATCGCAAgctaaaaagtttaattttggGAGTGTAGACGTTAACACAGGCACTCATGCCACCTTGCGTGAGATGAGGTTGCACCTTGAGTCCTACTACACG ATTGCAAGTAAGCGTCTAGCTGACCAGATCCCAATGGTGATCCGCTATCTGCTGCTCCAGGAAGCAGCTTTGGAGCTGCAAAGGAACATGTTGCAGTTGCTGCAAGACAAAGATGGTGTAGACGATCTGCTTAAAGAAGACTTTGACATTGGCCAAAAGCGGGAGAGCTTACTGAGCCGTCAGAAACGTCTGATGAAAGCACGCAGCCTCTTGGTTACCTTTTAG